From Flavobacterium sp. 102, a single genomic window includes:
- a CDS encoding phenylacetate--CoA ligase family protein translates to MLNIFNLSLQLNGYPMKDAQAEFEKIQSLNEANYESYLTEKRKEIVAFHLKHNTSYKELIGDRMSDNWNKLPIMTKKDFQKPLSQRLSEGYNLKNVYVNKTSGSSGDPFIFAKDKFSHALTWVNIFDRFGWFGIDFNSSLQARFYGIPLDFIGNTKERFKDFLSHRYRFPIFDLSDKVLETVLEKFKQKRFDYINGYTSSIVLFAKFLQQKNILLKTVCPTLKCCVVTSEMLFDDDKKLLEKQFGVPVVNEYGASELDLIAFQNPDGEWQVNSETLFVEILDDDNAVLPNGKEGRIVITSLYNKAHPFIRYDIGDVGILDEKSTFKKPILKKLIGRTNDIAILPSGKKSPGLTFYYVTKSIIEDDGNVKEFVIKQTKIDTFDIEYVSKIELTSIQIKNIEKAIATYLESGLTFKFTRKSTLERSKSGKLKQFISTVK, encoded by the coding sequence ATGCTCAACATCTTCAACTTATCGCTTCAACTCAATGGCTATCCGATGAAGGATGCCCAAGCTGAATTTGAAAAAATTCAATCCTTAAACGAAGCAAACTATGAAAGCTATTTAACTGAAAAAAGAAAAGAAATTGTAGCTTTTCATCTTAAACACAATACTTCCTACAAAGAATTAATTGGGGATAGAATGTCAGATAATTGGAATAAACTTCCGATAATGACCAAAAAAGATTTTCAAAAACCATTATCACAAAGACTTTCTGAGGGTTATAATCTCAAAAATGTCTATGTCAATAAAACATCCGGTTCCAGTGGTGATCCATTCATTTTTGCTAAAGATAAATTCTCTCACGCTTTAACCTGGGTCAATATTTTTGACCGATTTGGATGGTTTGGGATAGATTTCAATTCGTCTTTACAAGCTCGTTTTTATGGAATTCCGTTAGATTTTATAGGCAACACCAAAGAACGTTTCAAAGATTTTTTAAGCCATCGTTATCGCTTTCCTATTTTTGATTTATCAGATAAAGTTTTGGAAACCGTACTGGAAAAATTCAAACAAAAACGTTTCGATTATATCAATGGCTACACTAGTTCGATAGTATTGTTTGCCAAATTTTTGCAACAAAAAAACATCCTTTTAAAAACCGTTTGTCCAACTTTGAAATGTTGTGTTGTTACTTCGGAAATGTTATTCGATGATGATAAAAAACTACTCGAAAAACAATTTGGTGTTCCGGTAGTCAATGAATACGGCGCTTCCGAATTGGATTTGATAGCTTTTCAAAATCCTGACGGCGAATGGCAAGTCAATTCTGAAACTTTATTCGTAGAGATTTTAGACGATGATAATGCTGTTTTACCTAATGGAAAAGAAGGCCGAATAGTAATTACGTCTTTATACAACAAAGCACATCCTTTCATCCGATATGATATTGGTGATGTTGGGATTTTAGACGAAAAAAGCACGTTCAAAAAACCAATTCTTAAAAAATTAATCGGAAGAACTAATGATATTGCCATTTTGCCAAGCGGTAAAAAATCTCCGGGATTGACTTTTTATTATGTAACCAAAAGCATTATTGAAGACGATGGAAATGTAAAAGAATTTGTCATTAAACAAACGAAAATCGATACTTTTGATATTGAATACGTCAGTAAAATCGAATTGACATCAATACAAATAAAAAATATTGAAAAAGCCATTGCCACCTATTTGGAAAGTGGTTTAACGTTCAAATTCACCCGAAAATCAACATTAGAAAGAAGCAAAAGCGGCAAATTGAAGCAGTTTATTTCGACAGTAAAATAA
- a CDS encoding T9SS type A sorting domain-containing protein yields the protein MKKILLSFSLLILGFSSNAQSWNAQATGFDFLSRGLSEIHIVNSSTVWALAYDGLDAENVIQEFTMTTDGGNTWTPGTINVGDPALSINNIAPISATTAWVSALTPTVGNNGVIYKTTDGGVSWEQQNAGAFNAASSFINGVHFFDANNGVSFGDPVGGEFEIYTTSDGGETWTLVPGANIPNPLGSGASIEYGYNGGNAAIGNTIWLVTSKGRILKSSNMGLNWTVSQAPVTDFAGTAQSARLTMSSLTNGCLLKTAGTTYTFYKTTDGGATWDAGTPFTGAYRVLTYVPGTTTLVATSAGTPSGSAYSSDNGTTWIPIDSGEQRGTVTFLDGSTGWCAGFNEDPFTGGVFKFSGTLSNNDFNTSKFRVYPNPATSFVNLQTEGLDSYTLKVTDLSGKVMVTREFNGVENTLDISNYAAGVYFFEINSASKSETIKIIKN from the coding sequence ATGAAAAAAATTTTACTTTCTTTTTCTCTACTTATTTTAGGATTTAGTTCGAATGCTCAATCATGGAACGCACAAGCAACCGGTTTTGACTTTCTAAGCAGAGGTCTTTCAGAAATTCATATTGTAAATTCTAGTACAGTCTGGGCATTAGCTTATGATGGATTAGACGCAGAAAATGTAATTCAAGAGTTTACGATGACTACCGATGGAGGAAATACATGGACTCCTGGAACTATTAATGTTGGTGACCCAGCTTTATCCATTAACAATATCGCTCCAATTAGTGCTACTACTGCTTGGGTAAGTGCACTGACTCCAACTGTAGGAAATAATGGTGTTATTTACAAAACTACAGATGGTGGTGTTAGTTGGGAACAACAAAATGCCGGCGCTTTTAATGCTGCAAGTTCATTTATCAATGGGGTTCATTTTTTTGATGCTAATAATGGTGTTTCTTTCGGAGATCCAGTTGGTGGCGAATTTGAAATCTATACAACTTCAGATGGTGGTGAAACATGGACTTTAGTACCGGGAGCAAATATCCCAAATCCTCTAGGTTCAGGCGCATCAATTGAATATGGATACAATGGCGGAAACGCTGCAATTGGTAATACTATTTGGTTGGTAACCAGCAAAGGAAGAATTTTAAAATCTTCTAACATGGGACTTAATTGGACTGTTTCTCAAGCACCGGTGACTGATTTTGCCGGAACAGCACAAAGTGCAAGATTAACCATGAGTTCTCTTACTAATGGTTGTTTGTTAAAAACTGCCGGGACAACTTACACATTTTATAAAACCACTGACGGTGGTGCCACTTGGGATGCAGGAACTCCATTTACCGGAGCTTATAGAGTTTTGACTTATGTTCCTGGAACTACAACTTTAGTTGCTACATCAGCTGGAACGCCATCTGGTTCTGCCTATAGTAGTGATAATGGTACTACATGGATTCCAATTGATTCAGGAGAACAAAGAGGTACTGTTACTTTCTTAGATGGTTCTACAGGATGGTGTGCAGGATTTAATGAAGATCCTTTTACAGGTGGTGTATTTAAATTTTCCGGAACGTTATCTAACAATGATTTTAATACCAGTAAGTTTAGAGTATATCCAAATCCAGCTACTTCATTTGTAAATTTACAAACGGAAGGTTTAGATTCATACACTTTAAAAGTTACCGATTTATCAGGAAAAGTAATGGTTACAAGAGAATTCAATGGTGTTGAAAACACTCTTGACATTTCAAATTATGCCGCTGGTGTTTATTTCTTTGAAATTAATTCAGCAAGCAAATCAGAAACTATTAAGATTATAAAAAATTAA
- the purD gene encoding phosphoribosylamine--glycine ligase yields MTILLLGSGGREHALSYKLLQSPQCEKLFVAPGNAGTAVIATNVFFSPTDFESIKAFVIKEKIDMVVVGPEDPLVLGIYDFFKNDNDINHVPVIGPSKIGAQLEGSKEFAKEFLIKHKIPTAAYDSFTSETVEKGCRFLETLQPPYVLKADGLAAGKGVLILNDLEEAKTELRNMLVHAKFGTASSKVVIEEFLDGIELSCFVLTDGKNHKMLPTAKDYKRIGEGDTGLNTGGMGAVSPVPFADKILLEKIETRVVKPTVEGLQKDGIEYKGFVFIGLIIVKGEPMVIEYNVRMGDPETEVVMPRIQSDLVELFQAVANQKLDDVTLEIDPRSATTIMVVSGGYPEDYGKGFEITGIENVEDSLVFHAGTKIENGKIVTNGGRVLAVTSFGDNFQEAIKKSYQNIDKLHFDKMYFRKDIGFDLA; encoded by the coding sequence ATGACAATTTTACTACTTGGTTCCGGAGGTCGAGAACACGCCTTATCCTATAAATTACTTCAAAGTCCACAGTGCGAAAAACTCTTTGTTGCACCAGGAAACGCTGGCACGGCTGTAATTGCTACCAATGTTTTTTTTAGCCCAACAGATTTTGAGAGCATCAAAGCGTTTGTAATTAAAGAAAAGATTGACATGGTGGTTGTTGGACCAGAAGATCCTTTGGTTCTTGGCATTTATGATTTTTTTAAAAACGACAACGACATAAATCATGTTCCGGTAATTGGACCGTCAAAAATTGGCGCACAATTAGAAGGAAGTAAAGAGTTTGCCAAAGAATTCTTAATCAAACATAAAATTCCAACAGCGGCTTATGACAGTTTTACTTCAGAAACAGTTGAAAAAGGATGCAGGTTTTTAGAAACACTACAACCACCATATGTTTTAAAAGCAGATGGATTGGCTGCCGGAAAAGGCGTTTTAATTCTCAATGATTTAGAAGAAGCTAAAACCGAATTGCGAAATATGTTGGTTCATGCCAAATTTGGAACCGCCAGTTCAAAAGTGGTTATAGAAGAATTTTTAGACGGTATCGAATTGAGTTGCTTTGTTTTGACTGATGGTAAAAATCACAAAATGTTACCAACGGCCAAAGATTACAAAAGAATAGGCGAAGGTGACACCGGATTAAATACCGGCGGAATGGGTGCTGTTTCACCAGTGCCTTTTGCGGATAAAATTTTATTGGAAAAAATAGAAACCAGAGTTGTAAAACCAACTGTTGAAGGTTTGCAAAAAGACGGAATCGAATACAAAGGTTTTGTGTTCATCGGATTAATCATTGTCAAAGGTGAACCAATGGTAATCGAATACAACGTAAGAATGGGCGATCCGGAAACCGAAGTCGTAATGCCAAGAATCCAATCAGATTTAGTGGAATTATTTCAGGCGGTTGCGAATCAAAAACTAGATGACGTTACTTTAGAAATCGACCCAAGAAGCGCGACCACAATTATGGTAGTTTCTGGCGGATATCCAGAAGATTACGGAAAAGGTTTTGAAATTACCGGAATTGAAAATGTAGAAGATTCATTAGTTTTTCACGCCGGAACTAAAATCGAAAACGGCAAAATAGTAACCAACGGTGGAAGAGTGTTGGCAGTCACTTCTTTTGGAGACAACTTTCAAGAGGCCATAAAAAAATCTTACCAAAATATAGACAAGCTACATTTTGATAAGATGTATTTTAGAAAAGATATCGGTTTCGATCTAGCTTAA
- a CDS encoding uracil phosphoribosyltransferase, producing MKAFFEGIQTLFVDFLFKPLDWLRALELSNWWLANIISWVLIIVCCKYIVYWCKELKKHQDNNEENQDTTAHSFLS from the coding sequence ATGAAAGCATTTTTTGAAGGCATTCAAACTTTATTCGTAGACTTTTTATTCAAACCACTAGATTGGTTGCGCGCATTAGAATTAAGCAATTGGTGGTTAGCCAATATCATTAGTTGGGTTTTAATCATTGTTTGTTGCAAATACATCGTTTACTGGTGTAAAGAATTGAAGAAGCATCAAGACAACAACGAAGAAAACCAAGACACTACGGCTCATTCTTTCTTAAGCTAG
- a CDS encoding DUF6427 family protein: MITSVFKKSTILNYSLIVILVLFFFFLHKSSDLHPKNLSDGFLNTIEALVLLLASLFLVNFIVKKNGLTKDSSFAILFFLLFLALFQSIFNNTNILFANFFLLLAIRRLISLQTLKQPKEKIFDASIWIFIAALFHFWCILFIVLVYISIIFHVSRDYRNWLLPFVAFVTTAVVFFAAALFFDKTWIDHIFNQTRMNFELDYFTNNYQNVALSFYSVIALYFVFSTIFTVSNRPLILQASYKKMILAFIVGVIVFLISPDKNNSMLIFTLMPLSLMCTNNIEFSQNKMYKEIVLLILILGSFFIFFAQL; encoded by the coding sequence ATGATAACAAGTGTTTTTAAAAAATCTACAATTCTAAATTATTCGCTAATTGTAATTTTAGTATTGTTTTTCTTTTTTCTACATAAATCGAGTGACCTTCACCCGAAAAATTTATCCGATGGATTTCTAAATACTATTGAAGCATTGGTCTTATTATTAGCGTCTCTTTTCTTAGTTAATTTTATTGTAAAAAAAAATGGATTAACAAAAGACAGCAGTTTTGCCATTCTCTTTTTCTTGCTTTTCCTGGCCCTTTTTCAGTCAATTTTTAACAATACGAATATATTATTTGCCAATTTTTTTCTGTTATTGGCCATCAGAAGATTAATTTCTTTGCAGACCTTAAAACAACCCAAAGAAAAGATTTTTGATGCATCCATTTGGATTTTTATTGCCGCCTTATTCCATTTTTGGTGTATACTTTTTATCGTTTTAGTCTATATTTCTATCATCTTTCACGTGTCGAGAGATTATAGAAATTGGCTTTTACCATTCGTAGCCTTTGTAACTACAGCGGTAGTTTTTTTCGCCGCGGCTTTGTTTTTTGATAAAACATGGATAGACCATATTTTTAATCAAACGCGAATGAATTTTGAGCTTGATTATTTTACTAATAATTATCAAAATGTGGCGCTTTCTTTTTATTCCGTAATTGCCTTATACTTTGTTTTTTCAACAATTTTCACAGTATCAAACAGACCACTTATTTTACAAGCATCGTATAAAAAAATGATTTTGGCCTTTATCGTTGGAGTGATTGTTTTTCTAATTTCTCCCGATAAAAATAACAGTATGTTGATTTTTACCCTAATGCCTTTGTCTTTAATGTGTACCAATAACATTGAGTTTTCTCAAAACAAGATGTATAAAGAGATTGTATTGTTAATACTAATTTTAGGAAGTTTTTTTATCTTTTTTGCTCAGTTATAA
- the upp gene encoding uracil phosphoribosyltransferase, which produces MHIHYISEQNSILNHFLAQIRDVNIQKDSMRFRKNIERIGEIMAYELSKTLEYKNIEVQTPLGIKHTTTIADHVVLCSILRAGLALHTGFMNIFDNAENGFVSAYRHHYNNDDKFDILVEYQAAPSFENKNLILIDPMLATGQSLVAVLNKLHLEQKPKEIHIAVVIAAPEGIAFLEKNLPKNCHLWVAALDEKLNEKNYIVPGLGDAGDLAYGSKL; this is translated from the coding sequence ATGCACATTCATTACATTTCAGAGCAGAATAGTATTCTCAATCATTTTTTGGCCCAAATTCGCGATGTCAACATTCAAAAAGACAGCATGCGTTTTCGAAAAAACATCGAGCGCATTGGTGAGATTATGGCTTATGAATTGAGCAAAACTTTAGAATATAAAAACATTGAGGTACAAACGCCTTTGGGGATAAAACACACGACTACCATTGCTGACCATGTAGTTTTATGTTCCATACTTCGTGCCGGATTGGCTTTACATACCGGTTTTATGAATATTTTTGACAATGCCGAAAACGGATTTGTTTCTGCTTATCGCCATCATTATAACAACGATGATAAGTTTGATATTTTGGTCGAATACCAAGCAGCGCCGTCTTTTGAAAATAAAAATCTGATTTTAATTGACCCGATGTTGGCCACCGGACAATCTTTAGTAGCCGTTTTGAATAAATTACATTTGGAACAAAAACCAAAGGAAATTCACATTGCCGTTGTAATTGCCGCACCGGAAGGCATAGCATTTCTAGAAAAAAATCTACCGAAAAACTGTCATCTTTGGGTTGCTGCTTTAGATGAGAAACTCAATGAGAAAAACTACATCGTTCCCGGTTTGGGTGATGCCGGTGATTTGGCTTACGGCAGTAAATTATAA
- a CDS encoding DUF4254 domain-containing protein gives MFSQFAFPIFEQSIKDYHVIDDVYQPTLNPYTKGTIEYLLYAKNWVDTVQWHYEDIIRDPNIDPVAALVLKRKIDASNQVRTDMVEYIDSYFLQKHKDVQVKPNAKINTESPAWAIDRLSILALKIYHMNEEATRAEASPEHRAKCQEKLNVLLDQKSDMFISINDLLTDIENGDKFMKVYKQMKMYNDDDLNPVLYQNKK, from the coding sequence ATGTTTTCACAATTTGCATTTCCTATTTTCGAGCAAAGTATAAAAGATTACCACGTTATTGACGATGTGTATCAACCTACATTAAACCCTTATACTAAAGGAACTATCGAATATTTATTGTATGCCAAAAACTGGGTAGACACCGTTCAATGGCATTATGAAGATATTATTCGTGACCCAAATATTGATCCGGTAGCCGCTTTGGTTTTGAAAAGAAAAATCGATGCTTCAAACCAAGTTCGTACCGATATGGTAGAATATATCGACAGCTATTTTTTGCAAAAACACAAAGACGTTCAAGTAAAACCAAATGCGAAAATCAATACCGAAAGTCCGGCATGGGCTATCGACCGTTTATCCATCTTGGCGTTGAAAATTTACCACATGAATGAAGAAGCGACTCGTGCTGAAGCTTCACCCGAACACAGAGCGAAATGTCAAGAAAAATTGAATGTATTGTTGGACCAAAAAAGCGATATGTTTATTTCTATCAACGATTTGTTGACCGATATTGAAAACGGCGATAAATTCATGAAAGTGTACAAGCAAATGAAAATGTACAACGACGACGATTTGAATCCGGTGTTGTATCAAAATAAGAAATAA
- a CDS encoding glycosyltransferase family 9 protein — MGDVAMTVPVIRAFVHQNPGVKITVVSRPFFQPFFDEIPNVSFFAVDVKGRHSGFFGLVRLYSDLKKLNIDAVADLHNVLRSIVVRNLFALSGKKVAHTDKGRADKRALTRAENKIFEPVKSMLERHVETFKKLDFFVDLDNPIFPEKAILSADILKVSSEKETLKWIGIAPFAQYDSKVYPLDLMQKVVDDLAKNQTYKIFLFGGGKKEIAQLNILATTKENVIVVAGKLSFEQELQLISNLDIMLSMDSGNAHIAAMLGVNVITLWGATHPYAGFKPFNQPMENCLVSDREKYPLLPTSVYGNKKVVGYEDVMRTISVQKIISSIQSHLA, encoded by the coding sequence ATGGGCGATGTCGCGATGACGGTTCCTGTTATCAGAGCATTTGTGCACCAAAATCCGGGAGTAAAAATCACCGTGGTTTCGCGTCCGTTTTTCCAACCTTTTTTTGACGAAATTCCCAATGTCAGTTTTTTTGCCGTTGATGTCAAAGGAAGACATAGTGGCTTTTTCGGATTAGTCCGATTGTATTCTGATTTAAAAAAACTGAACATTGATGCCGTTGCTGATTTGCATAACGTGCTGCGTTCTATTGTCGTTCGAAATTTATTCGCGTTAAGCGGAAAAAAAGTAGCACACACTGATAAAGGTAGAGCCGATAAAAGAGCCTTAACTCGTGCCGAAAACAAAATCTTCGAACCGGTAAAATCAATGTTGGAAAGACATGTTGAAACTTTTAAAAAGCTCGATTTTTTTGTCGATTTAGACAATCCGATATTCCCCGAAAAAGCGATTTTATCCGCTGATATCCTAAAAGTTTCTAGCGAAAAAGAAACACTAAAATGGATTGGAATCGCGCCATTTGCCCAATATGACAGCAAAGTTTATCCGTTAGATTTAATGCAAAAAGTGGTTGATGATTTGGCTAAAAATCAGACTTATAAAATATTCCTTTTTGGCGGTGGCAAAAAAGAAATAGCGCAATTAAACATTTTGGCAACAACCAAAGAAAATGTAATTGTAGTTGCAGGAAAATTATCTTTCGAACAAGAATTGCAATTGATTTCCAATTTAGACATTATGCTTTCTATGGATTCCGGAAATGCGCATATTGCAGCGATGTTAGGTGTAAATGTCATCACACTTTGGGGCGCAACGCATCCTTACGCTGGCTTCAAACCGTTCAATCAACCGATGGAAAACTGTTTGGTTTCCGATAGAGAAAAGTATCCGTTATTGCCTACCTCGGTTTACGGGAACAAAAAAGTAGTCGGTTACGAAGATGTAATGAGAACAATATCAGTTCAGAAAATAATAAGCAGTATTCAGTCGCATTTAGCATAA
- a CDS encoding ferredoxin--NADP reductase, translating to MSSFYKLHIKEVKRETPSAISVAFTIPAELKSVYQFTAGQYVNLKLTLDGQEVRRAYSVCSSPNSDELRISIKSVKSGHFSKFANDNLKAGDILEVSQPEGRFTFEPTFSNLKNYAAFAAGSGITPVMSILKSVLEGEPNSSFVLVYGNKNPEETIFHDELHALQLKYVGRLFVHFVYSQTKVENELFGRIDKSTVNFVLNNKHKEKEFDKFYLCGPEEMINLVSNVLKEHSIPEKNIKFELFSTSTAAENTVAASHEGHTKITVMVDDEETTFEMSQKQTLLEAALKQGIDAPYSCQGGICSSCLARITNGSAEMKKNSILTDGEIADGLILTCQAHPTSSEIYVDFDDV from the coding sequence ATGTCTTCATTCTATAAATTACATATCAAAGAAGTAAAGCGCGAAACACCTAGCGCTATTTCTGTTGCTTTTACTATTCCGGCCGAATTAAAATCGGTTTACCAATTTACCGCCGGTCAATACGTTAATCTTAAATTGACGCTTGACGGACAAGAAGTGCGTCGTGCTTACTCGGTTTGTTCTTCACCTAATAGTGATGAATTGCGCATCTCGATTAAGTCGGTGAAAAGTGGTCATTTTTCTAAATTTGCCAATGATAATTTGAAAGCCGGTGATATTTTAGAAGTAAGTCAACCCGAAGGAAGATTTACATTTGAACCTACTTTTTCAAACTTAAAAAACTACGCAGCTTTTGCCGCAGGAAGTGGCATTACACCGGTAATGTCTATCTTAAAATCGGTTTTGGAAGGCGAACCAAACAGCTCTTTTGTATTGGTTTACGGAAATAAAAATCCGGAAGAAACCATCTTTCACGATGAACTTCACGCCTTACAACTAAAATATGTCGGAAGACTTTTTGTGCACTTTGTCTACAGTCAAACCAAAGTTGAAAACGAACTTTTTGGCCGAATCGATAAGTCAACGGTAAACTTCGTATTGAACAACAAACACAAAGAAAAAGAGTTCGACAAGTTCTATTTATGCGGTCCGGAGGAAATGATTAATTTGGTTTCCAATGTGTTGAAAGAACACAGTATTCCGGAGAAAAACATCAAATTCGAATTGTTCTCCACTTCTACTGCCGCTGAAAATACTGTCGCTGCTTCTCATGAAGGTCATACCAAAATTACCGTAATGGTAGATGATGAAGAAACGACTTTTGAAATGTCACAAAAGCAAACTTTATTGGAAGCGGCTTTAAAACAAGGCATTGATGCGCCTTATTCTTGTCAAGGCGGTATTTGTAGTTCTTGCTTGGCACGAATCACTAACGGTTCTGCTGAGATGAAAAAGAATTCGATTTTGACTGATGGCGAAATTGCTGACGGATTGATATTGACTTGTCAAGCACATCCGACTTCTTCGGAGATTTATGTGGATTTTGATGATGTATAG
- a CDS encoding PadR family transcriptional regulator, whose protein sequence is MKSSQLYKGSLTTIVMKLLEENGRMYGYEITQKVKEITKGELKITEGALYPALHKLEAEGVLEVEVENVDNRLRKYYKLTEKGSAETINRLAELDDFIRNMQTLVQPKLEY, encoded by the coding sequence ATGAAAAGTTCGCAATTATACAAAGGAAGTTTAACTACAATTGTAATGAAACTTTTAGAAGAAAACGGCAGAATGTATGGTTATGAAATCACTCAGAAAGTAAAAGAAATCACCAAAGGAGAATTAAAAATCACCGAAGGCGCATTATATCCGGCGTTACACAAACTCGAAGCCGAAGGCGTTTTAGAAGTCGAAGTGGAAAATGTCGACAATCGTCTTAGGAAGTATTATAAATTAACTGAAAAAGGTTCGGCAGAAACCATCAACCGTTTGGCTGAACTGGATGATTTTATTAGAAATATGCAAACCTTGGTTCAACCTAAATTAGAGTATTGA